From Moraxella sp. K1664, one genomic window encodes:
- a CDS encoding OmpA family protein encodes MKALTLSATILATLFVTGCMGTKQLSSNISERGTIDNKDDIVFPELDKAWQKDGQFPNRENLSKIRPGVAKDELYQLIGRPHFNEANRAREWDYIMKFYQADNSVKICQYKVIFDDKFKGQEFYWLPADCAAYAKPMPASSVATPVMPVIVQAPIAREKIMLEADALFKFDKWKLEDMLPEGRAKLDELATKLIAWEARGDSRVNLTGHTDRYGDDMYNMNLSMLRAQTVRQYLISKGVTSSTLTASGAGRTQPLPHVICDTNAPRAEQIRCLQPNRRVEVDVTVYAFADDGTRHNIRQGDTYQNFNDGK; translated from the coding sequence ATGAAAGCATTAACTCTAAGTGCAACCATTCTAGCCACACTTTTTGTGACGGGCTGTATGGGTACAAAACAGCTAAGCTCAAACATCTCAGAGCGTGGCACCATTGACAACAAAGACGACATTGTTTTTCCAGAGCTTGACAAAGCATGGCAAAAAGATGGGCAGTTCCCTAACAGAGAGAATCTCTCCAAGATTCGTCCGGGGGTTGCCAAAGATGAGCTGTATCAGCTTATTGGTCGTCCACATTTTAATGAAGCGAACCGTGCCCGTGAGTGGGATTACATCATGAAGTTCTACCAAGCGGACAATTCGGTCAAAATTTGCCAATACAAGGTGATTTTTGATGACAAATTCAAGGGTCAAGAGTTTTATTGGTTGCCTGCTGACTGTGCTGCCTATGCTAAGCCCATGCCCGCAAGCTCTGTTGCAACGCCTGTCATGCCAGTTATTGTCCAAGCACCGATAGCCAGAGAGAAAATCATGCTTGAAGCGGATGCACTCTTTAAATTCGATAAGTGGAAGTTAGAAGACATGCTCCCAGAAGGGCGTGCTAAGCTAGACGAACTTGCCACCAAGCTCATCGCATGGGAAGCCCGTGGCGACAGCCGTGTGAACCTAACAGGCCATACCGACCGTTATGGCGATGACATGTATAACATGAACCTATCCATGCTCCGTGCCCAAACCGTTCGCCAATACTTGATTAGTAAAGGCGTAACATCAAGCACACTGACAGCATCAGGAGCGGGCAGAACTCAGCCACTGCCACACGTCATCTGTGATACCAACGCCCCCAGAGCTGAGCAAATCCGATGCTTACAGCCCAACCGCCGTGTGGAAGTTGATGTTACCGTGTATGCCTTTGCTGATGATGGCACACGCCACAATATCCGCCAAGGCGACACTTACCAAAATTTCAATGATGGCAAATAA
- the ccoG gene encoding cytochrome c oxidase accessory protein CcoG, with product MDATKKRVHPRFVLGKYQNIRLVSMYAILVMFLVLPWIKWGGRQAIQFDVAEPKFYIFGATFMPQDFYFFAFVFMIAAFTLFMVTVYAGRVFCGYACPQTIYVHLYQHVEKWVLGERNKRIKFDKEPNSISKIAKLMLIHAIWGVMSMITAMTFMSLVVGTEYLFFNGATPFFMGWSKMTWIFFGIITFVTHINAGYMREHMCVHFCPYGRFQSVMFDKDTLLVSYDYDRGEPRGARKKGSRPEGYGDCVDCTMCVQVCPTGIDIRDGLQVECIQCAACIDACNEIMDKVGYPRGLIRYTTERQLVHKEKTKIISFRIFAYIFILSVLVVVAAMVATGRDPLELEIRHNRQQISSIGRDGMIENSYVLKIVNKTNERQVYKVKLEPVDGLTLKSRFKELPLKANEPYDLPVSIFGDPAKISGTMPVTITVYTEDGKYSASRQDVFVYKP from the coding sequence ATGGACGCCACCAAAAAACGGGTGCACCCACGCTTTGTCTTAGGCAAATATCAGAACATTCGCTTGGTCAGTATGTATGCCATTTTGGTCATGTTTTTGGTGTTACCGTGGATAAAATGGGGTGGTCGTCAGGCGATACAGTTTGATGTCGCCGAACCAAAGTTTTATATCTTTGGGGCGACGTTTATGCCACAGGACTTTTATTTTTTTGCCTTTGTCTTTATGATTGCCGCCTTTACGCTGTTCATGGTGACGGTCTATGCAGGGCGTGTGTTCTGTGGCTATGCCTGCCCACAGACCATCTATGTACATCTGTATCAGCACGTAGAAAAATGGGTGCTGGGCGAGCGTAACAAACGCATAAAATTTGACAAAGAACCGAACAGCATCTCAAAAATCGCCAAACTCATGCTTATCCATGCCATCTGGGGCGTGATGAGCATGATTACCGCCATGACATTCATGTCACTTGTGGTCGGGACGGAGTACCTATTCTTTAATGGGGCAACACCGTTCTTTATGGGTTGGAGCAAGATGACATGGATATTCTTTGGTATCATCACTTTTGTCACACACATAAATGCAGGCTATATGCGTGAACATATGTGTGTCCATTTTTGCCCTTATGGTCGTTTCCAGTCGGTCATGTTTGACAAAGACACCTTGCTTGTCTCCTACGACTATGACCGTGGCGAACCCCGTGGGGCTCGCAAAAAAGGATCTCGACCCGAAGGCTACGGCGACTGTGTGGACTGCACCATGTGCGTGCAGGTGTGTCCTACTGGTATTGACATTCGAGACGGCTTGCAGGTAGAGTGCATTCAGTGTGCAGCGTGCATCGATGCGTGTAACGAGATTATGGATAAAGTCGGCTATCCCCGTGGTCTGATTCGCTACACCACCGAGCGTCAGCTTGTCCACAAAGAGAAAACCAAAATCATCAGTTTTCGTATCTTTGCCTACATCTTTATCCTTAGCGTGTTGGTGGTGGTCGCAGCGATGGTAGCCACAGGGCGTGACCCCTTAGAGCTAGAGATTCGCCACAACCGTCAGCAAATCAGTAGTATCGGACGTGATGGCATGATAGAGAACAGTTATGTCCTAAAAATCGTCAATAAGACCAATGAGCGACAAGTCTATAAAGTCAAACTAGAACCTGTCGATGGCTTGACCTTAAAATCTCGCTTTAAGGAGCTACCACTCAAAGCCAATGAGCCGTATGACTTGCCTGTGAGCATCTTTGGCGACCCTGCCAAAATCAGTGGTACCATGCCTGTCACCATCACCGTCTACACCGAAGATGGCAAGTACAGTGCCAGCAGACAAGACGTGTTTGTCTATAAGCCCTAA
- the cydD gene encoding thiol reductant ABC exporter subunit CydD, with protein MTEPITPTVSPKHPPHVEQSTSPKSKRKKPRRSQEDIMANAFLRATFKPVKKAMMMAYLLDIASVLVLVGQACVLVWLFDGWLTSFVQGVPLPDRVVGSGLLFNLGLLFACLAVRIAIGYGRDVLLSQAGLTVAKSVRQRLFVKLGELGQARRDFGADGALASKIIDEPDQLVGYARFHVQKMTAVTTPLILAGCVAFYSVTSALVLLLTAPLVPIFMAIIGIATARKSREQMDALAQLGGRFLDWIRGVNTLSRLGAVDIAVSDIANSSEHYRKRTMDVLKIAFLNSAVLEFLSALSIALVAVYLGFGLMGILPWGKGQVLTGYGTALFILLLVPEFYAPLRRLGAEYHVKGQAVACAKAIAPMLNFKDKTGGDVAVNLTSPPAFHLNNITAFGDDGRVRLSPISLTFDAGKRTALMGASGVGKSTILQILLGFGDFAGDVVIHADGRAVRYDELDVNILRTQLGYLSQTTPLLPISISDNLRLAKPSATNDELVQVLNDVALWDIISQLPDGMNTVLAERGGGLSGGQGQRLAIAQLLLQNAKVWLLDEPTEHLDSETAEKIKALLSRVSVGKTVIWVTHDGVGVDFDVVHDLTALYEQKQQKAVQHG; from the coding sequence ATGACCGAGCCAATCACCCCAACCGTATCGCCCAAACATCCGCCCCATGTAGAGCAATCGACATCGCCAAAATCCAAACGCAAAAAACCCAGACGCTCCCAAGAAGACATCATGGCAAATGCCTTTTTAAGGGCGACTTTTAAGCCGGTCAAAAAAGCCATGATGATGGCGTATTTGCTGGACATCGCGAGCGTGCTGGTGTTGGTGGGGCAGGCGTGTGTACTGGTGTGGCTCTTTGATGGGTGGCTGACGAGCTTTGTGCAGGGCGTGCCATTGCCTGATAGGGTGGTGGGCAGTGGCTTACTCTTTAATTTGGGACTGCTGTTTGCGTGTTTGGCGGTACGCATTGCCATTGGTTATGGACGTGATGTTTTGCTGAGTCAAGCAGGGCTGACCGTTGCCAAATCGGTGAGACAACGCTTATTTGTCAAGTTAGGCGAGCTGGGGCAGGCAAGGCGTGATTTTGGGGCGGACGGGGCATTGGCAAGTAAAATCATCGATGAGCCTGACCAACTGGTCGGTTATGCTCGCTTTCATGTCCAAAAGATGACTGCCGTTACCACGCCTTTGATTTTGGCGGGGTGTGTGGCGTTTTATAGTGTTACGTCAGCATTGGTGCTGCTACTTACCGCACCGCTTGTGCCGATTTTTATGGCAATCATCGGTATCGCAACCGCTCGTAAAAGCCGTGAGCAGATGGACGCATTGGCACAGCTTGGGGGGCGGTTTTTGGATTGGATTCGTGGGGTCAATACCTTATCACGACTGGGGGCGGTGGACATTGCCGTATCAGACATTGCAAATAGCTCCGAGCATTATCGCAAACGCACGATGGACGTGTTAAAAATCGCCTTTTTAAACAGTGCGGTGTTAGAGTTTTTATCCGCCTTATCCATTGCCTTGGTGGCGGTATATTTGGGTTTTGGCTTGATGGGGATTTTGCCGTGGGGTAAGGGGCAGGTGCTGACAGGCTATGGCACGGCACTATTTATCCTACTGCTTGTGCCAGAGTTTTACGCACCACTTCGCCGTCTAGGAGCAGAGTATCATGTCAAAGGGCAAGCGGTGGCGTGTGCCAAAGCAATCGCCCCCATGCTAAATTTTAAAGACAAAACAGGGGGCGATGTGGCGGTCAATCTTACCAGTCCGCCTGCTTTTCATCTTAATAACATCACGGCATTTGGCGATGATGGGCGAGTGCGATTATCGCCCATTAGCCTAACCTTTGACGCAGGCAAACGCACCGCCTTGATGGGAGCAAGTGGCGTGGGTAAATCCACGATATTACAAATCCTGCTTGGTTTTGGCGACTTTGCCGGCGATGTGGTCATTCACGCTGATGGCAGGGCGGTGCGGTATGATGAGCTTGATGTGAATATACTAAGAACACAGCTTGGCTATCTGTCGCAGACCACGCCATTATTACCAATCTCTATTAGCGATAACTTACGCCTTGCCAAACCGTCTGCCACTAATGATGAACTGGTGCAGGTGCTAAACGATGTTGCCCTGTGGGACATCATCAGTCAGTTGCCAGATGGCATGAATACCGTGCTTGCCGAGCGTGGCGGTGGACTGTCAGGCGGTCAAGGGCAGCGGCTTGCCATTGCTCAGTTATTATTACAAAATGCCAAAGTGTGGCTACTTGATGAGCCAACCGAGCATTTGGACAGTGAGACGGCAGAGAAAATTAAGGCGTTATTGTCTCGTGTGAGTGTCGGCAAGACCGTGATTTGGGTTACGCACGATGGGGTAGGGGTGGACTTTGATGTCGTCCATGACTTGACGGCATTGTATGAGCAAAAACAACAAAAGGCGGTGCAACATGGCTAA
- a CDS encoding SCP2 sterol-binding domain-containing protein: protein MAKFLSQAWFDEVQTLNAKAGELNLPPSLADLVVNVSITGDDPKELHLNAGKLGQYHVNNAISTINIDSDTLAQIISGKDVNVALEAFMMGKIRIDGDMSAVMALQSAKPSPEQKALYKEILGVTEF, encoded by the coding sequence ATGGCAAAATTTTTAAGTCAAGCATGGTTTGATGAAGTCCAAACCCTAAACGCCAAAGCAGGCGAGCTAAACTTACCACCGAGTCTTGCCGACCTTGTTGTCAATGTCAGCATCACAGGCGACGACCCCAAAGAGCTACATCTAAATGCTGGCAAATTGGGTCAGTACCATGTCAATAATGCCATCAGCACCATCAACATCGACAGCGACACACTCGCCCAAATCATCTCGGGCAAAGACGTCAATGTCGCCCTAGAAGCCTTTATGATGGGTAAAATCCGCATTGATGGCGACATGTCAGCGGTCATGGCATTACAATCTGCCAAACCAAGCCCTGAACAAAAAGCACTGTACAAAGAGATTTTGGGCGTGACGGAGTTTTAG
- a CDS encoding ATP-binding cassette domain-containing protein, with the protein MANQPNRRPFRLRELLLSQKLLWLIAWLLGIATVLSVLGLVMLSGWFITMAGVAGVLAVGSHAFNYLMPSAIIRGFAIVRTFARYGDLMVSHHAVFGLLRDLRVKFFSHWARLPLSVRLQKGGSSETMQRLVKDIDTLDEFPLRVVSPFVVAVVAVAVLSLMVSVMIPTAWIIVLHMGLALIIAVMTLYKGVQLARRESELLVLRKSKLINTLPALTALITWGRWQDSVRELGEYDERHHQLTMATLRVRRNAQALIQLIIALAVVLLLLMAGRIFEQGISPFTVATLNGHTALNPAMVLALTLGVFGLMEIVSALVGEPLAYGRSVNAKARINELMSADSTPQKQPIDDNPTLILKDLSIKMPSAIMSVDGICAMLTPTTPTLIMGASGAGKSTLLATLAGEVPRMSGQMVVRTSALRDVDMDNVDFDKSFGFLGQNVDIFDQSLADNLRLGKPSASDDELWAVLDKVGLSDWAKHQPKGLDTPLGEYGMAISGGQGRRVALARLLLSPKKVLLLDEPFAGLDSTTRHKVWQSLTDMQQAGEIGVLAIATHQIWDEMGDVNVVRVG; encoded by the coding sequence ATGGCTAATCAACCCAACAGACGTCCATTTCGCCTAAGAGAGTTATTACTTAGCCAAAAGCTTCTGTGGCTCATCGCATGGCTGTTAGGCATAGCGACAGTATTGTCGGTGCTGGGGCTGGTCATGCTCTCGGGGTGGTTTATCACGATGGCAGGCGTGGCAGGCGTGCTGGCGGTGGGGTCGCACGCCTTTAATTATCTTATGCCGTCCGCCATTATTCGTGGTTTTGCTATCGTGCGAACCTTTGCCCGTTATGGCGATTTGATGGTGTCGCACCATGCGGTGTTTGGGCTACTTCGTGATTTGCGAGTGAAGTTTTTTTCGCATTGGGCGAGATTGCCGTTATCGGTGCGACTGCAAAAGGGCGGTAGTAGCGAGACCATGCAAAGGCTGGTCAAGGACATTGATACGCTAGATGAGTTCCCATTGCGAGTGGTGTCGCCCTTTGTGGTGGCGGTCGTGGCGGTGGCGGTGCTGTCGCTCATGGTGTCTGTGATGATACCGACAGCGTGGATTATCGTGCTACACATGGGGCTGGCACTCATCATTGCGGTCATGACCCTATATAAAGGCGTGCAACTGGCACGGCGTGAGAGTGAGCTTTTGGTGCTACGCAAGAGCAAACTCATCAACACCTTGCCTGCCCTAACCGCTCTCATCACGTGGGGCAGATGGCAGGACAGCGTGCGGGAGCTTGGCGAGTATGATGAGCGACATCATCAGCTGACGATGGCGACACTGCGAGTCAGACGTAACGCCCAAGCACTCATTCAGCTTATCATTGCGTTGGCGGTGGTGCTACTGCTACTGATGGCAGGGCGGATATTTGAGCAGGGTATTTCCCCTTTTACGGTGGCAACGCTAAACGGTCATACTGCCCTAAATCCTGCCATGGTGCTTGCCTTGACACTTGGGGTGTTTGGGCTGATGGAGATAGTCTCGGCACTGGTGGGCGAGCCGTTGGCGTATGGTAGAAGTGTCAATGCCAAAGCACGCATTAATGAGCTGATGAGTGCAGACAGCACGCCCCAAAAACAGCCGATAGATGACAATCCAACCCTTATCCTAAAAGACTTATCCATAAAAATGCCGTCTGCTATCATGAGCGTGGACGGTATCTGTGCCATGCTTACCCCAACTACGCCCACGCTCATCATGGGGGCGTCAGGGGCGGGCAAATCCACACTGCTTGCCACGCTGGCAGGGGAAGTGCCACGCATGAGTGGACAGATGGTGGTGCGGACTTCGGCTCTTCGTGATGTGGACATGGATAATGTGGATTTTGATAAGTCATTTGGCTTTTTGGGGCAAAACGTAGACATCTTTGACCAAAGCCTTGCCGATAACCTGCGACTGGGTAAGCCGTCAGCGAGTGATGATGAGCTGTGGGCGGTGCTTGATAAAGTGGGCTTGTCCGACTGGGCAAAGCACCAGCCCAAAGGACTAGATACGCCACTTGGCGAGTATGGCATGGCGATATCAGGCGGTCAAGGTCGGCGTGTGGCACTGGCTCGCTTGCTTCTATCACCCAAAAAGGTGCTGTTATTAGATGAGCCATTTGCAGGGCTAGATAGCACCACTCGCCATAAGGTGTGGCAGAGCCTAACCGATATGCAACAGGCAGGCGAGATTGGCGTGCTTGCCATTGCCACGCACCAAATATGGGACGAGATGGGCGATGTGAATGTGGTGCGTGTGGGATGA
- a CDS encoding IS3 family transposase, translating into MQELRHKHKLADLLAVSNLPRSVFYYHIRQSTKPDKDLDLKEHINHIYHQHKGRYGYRRITSELNNQLAQKGMVINHKRVQRLMAKLGLKALVRRQRKFNTYKGTMGKDTIQDNILKRDFKADKPNQKWATDITEFKVQDKANDGSVIQRKLYLSPIIDLFNGEIVSYTMKDRPTYELVKEMLNDALSKLSQEKMDDKPIIHSDQGWHYQMHQYQQTLKEQGLTQSMSRKGNCLDNAVIESFFGTLKQEIFYETTTFTSTDELKQVIDEYIHYYNHDRIKSKLKGLSPVKYRNLVQLGLIQPLATT; encoded by the coding sequence ATCCAAGAATTAAGGCATAAGCACAAACTTGCTGACTTATTGGCAGTGTCAAACTTGCCAAGAAGTGTGTTTTATTACCACATTCGTCAAAGTACAAAGCCTGACAAAGACCTTGACTTAAAAGAACACATTAACCACATCTACCACCAACACAAGGGCAGGTATGGTTATCGTAGAATCACATCAGAGCTTAACAATCAGCTTGCCCAAAAAGGCATGGTCATTAATCATAAACGAGTGCAACGACTGATGGCTAAACTTGGACTCAAAGCATTGGTTCGTCGTCAACGTAAGTTTAATACTTACAAAGGCACAATGGGCAAAGATACCATTCAGGACAATATACTCAAAAGAGACTTTAAAGCAGACAAACCCAATCAAAAGTGGGCAACAGACATCACCGAGTTTAAAGTACAAGACAAGGCAAATGATGGCAGTGTCATTCAAAGAAAACTCTACCTATCGCCCATCATCGACTTGTTTAATGGTGAGATTGTCAGTTATACGATGAAGGACAGACCAACGTATGAGTTGGTCAAAGAGATGTTAAATGATGCCCTATCCAAGCTAAGCCAAGAAAAGATGGATGACAAACCCATCATTCATTCAGACCAAGGCTGGCACTATCAAATGCACCAGTATCAACAAACCCTAAAAGAACAAGGCTTAACCCAAAGCATGTCAAGAAAAGGCAATTGTTTGGATAATGCTGTGATAGAGAGCTTCTTTGGTACGCTAAAACAAGAGATATTTTATGAGACAACCACATTTACATCAACAGATGAACTTAAACAAGTGATTGATGAGTACATACACTACTACAATCATGATAGAATAAAGAGCAAATTAAAAGGACTAAGTCCTGTTAAGTACAGAAACTTAGTCCAATTAGGGTTAATACAACCACTTGCAACAACCTAA
- a CDS encoding YadA-like family protein, with product MNNVYRVIWNKSTQTLQAVCEFAKAQGKSSAKMVGSNNLPKSATKAFALTALAAGMMLSSSAWAQVLENKATDNQSLAISKDTNSGMKASVEGSGGIAIGDNALAKAQQGNNNGKPAQNVAIGVNSETVYGGVAIGYKASTFAKPNNSPGQDFSHGEPDDHGQSVAIGYEATASGDQSVALGAQARAEGHSSIAIGGDDLDKAASRTKPSDIKENITKEEAESYNDTDIAKKYKELTGDILVHFENNKNTVTEGKPKRYATTTAGKAAVAIGVQSQAGDLATAFGTRTKASGDTSVALGVGASATADGSFAAAAGAQSTGKSSIALGVAAKANQEGAVAVGKNAKAEHANSVALGSNSVTAVATPQTQGTVKGVTYGNFAGVGSTDNGSVSVGAAGKERQIKNVAAGEISDKSTDAINGSQLYLTQDRLGSLANSVVKNFGGNAKLNDDSDKQGDIIFTNIGNTSKDNIHDAIQAANTIVKAGTNITNVVKGEEKGQTTYTVNAKGTTVSGAGMAKVTPGTPDNNNVTNYTVDLTDEAKAQIAKEESVVAGDNVTVIEDGTNDTGGKKYKVALKNNLNLGDTGSVTIGDTTLNNNGVTINNGPSFTKDKVDVAGNKITGVADGDISATSKDAINGSQLHAVARKVDNLNARIDGVADDANAGVSSAMAMAALPQAYLPGKSMLTGGMASYNGEGAVAVGFSKLSDNGRWVLKMSGSADTQGNAGVAVGAGFHF from the coding sequence ATGAATAATGTTTATCGTGTCATTTGGAACAAGTCCACCCAGACTCTCCAAGCGGTCTGTGAATTTGCCAAAGCACAAGGTAAATCATCGGCAAAAATGGTCGGTTCAAACAACCTGCCAAAATCCGCCACCAAGGCATTTGCCTTAACCGCATTGGCAGCAGGAATGATGTTATCATCATCGGCATGGGCACAGGTTTTAGAAAATAAAGCAACAGACAACCAGTCCTTAGCTATAAGTAAAGACACCAATTCTGGTATGAAAGCATCTGTGGAGGGCAGTGGAGGCATTGCCATCGGCGATAATGCTTTGGCGAAAGCTCAGCAAGGTAATAATAACGGCAAACCCGCCCAAAACGTCGCTATCGGCGTAAATTCAGAGACGGTCTATGGCGGGGTGGCGATTGGCTATAAGGCGAGCACCTTTGCCAAGCCTAACAACTCTCCAGGTCAAGATTTTAGTCACGGAGAACCAGATGACCATGGGCAATCAGTAGCCATCGGTTATGAAGCCACTGCTTCAGGAGACCAATCAGTCGCTTTGGGTGCTCAGGCGAGAGCAGAAGGTCACTCATCGATTGCCATCGGTGGTGATGATCTGGATAAGGCTGCTTCAAGAACAAAACCGAGTGATATTAAAGAAAATATTACTAAAGAAGAAGCCGAATCTTATAATGACACCGATATTGCCAAGAAATACAAAGAACTCACTGGCGATATTTTGGTGCATTTTGAAAATAACAAGAATACCGTTACAGAGGGGAAGCCTAAACGCTATGCCACAACCACGGCAGGGAAAGCTGCGGTAGCGATTGGTGTTCAGTCTCAGGCTGGCGACTTGGCAACGGCGTTCGGTACTCGTACGAAAGCTTCTGGCGACACGTCAGTCGCCTTGGGTGTAGGTGCGAGCGCAACAGCAGATGGCTCTTTTGCAGCGGCGGCCGGTGCACAATCAACGGGCAAGTCATCTATTGCTTTAGGTGTTGCAGCCAAAGCCAATCAAGAAGGGGCGGTCGCTGTTGGTAAAAATGCAAAAGCCGAGCACGCAAACTCTGTCGCACTCGGCTCAAACTCAGTAACCGCCGTAGCCACCCCCCAGACACAAGGGACGGTTAAAGGTGTTACCTATGGCAACTTTGCCGGTGTTGGCTCTACCGACAACGGTTCGGTATCGGTGGGGGCTGCTGGCAAAGAACGCCAAATTAAGAATGTGGCAGCAGGGGAGATTTCTGATAAGTCAACCGATGCCATCAACGGTAGCCAGCTGTATCTAACTCAAGATAGGCTTGGCAGCCTTGCCAATAGCGTTGTCAAGAACTTTGGCGGTAATGCTAAATTAAACGACGATTCTGACAAGCAAGGCGATATTATCTTTACCAATATCGGTAATACCAGTAAAGATAATATTCATGATGCGATTCAGGCAGCCAATACAATCGTAAAAGCCGGTACAAATATCACAAATGTCGTTAAAGGCGAAGAGAAGGGTCAAACAACATATACCGTGAATGCCAAAGGAACGACAGTATCAGGTGCCGGTATGGCAAAAGTTACTCCCGGTACGCCCGACAACAACAATGTAACCAATTACACTGTTGATTTGACAGATGAAGCCAAAGCACAAATTGCCAAAGAAGAAAGTGTTGTCGCTGGTGATAACGTGACAGTTATTGAAGATGGCACCAACGACACAGGTGGCAAAAAGTATAAAGTCGCATTGAAAAACAACCTAAACTTAGGCGACACTGGTTCTGTAACCATAGGCGACACCACTCTGAACAACAATGGCGTTACCATCAATAATGGTCCATCGTTTACCAAAGATAAAGTTGATGTTGCGGGTAATAAAATCACGGGTGTTGCAGATGGTGATATCTCAGCCACCAGTAAAGATGCGATAAATGGCAGTCAGCTGCATGCAGTCGCTAGAAAAGTTGACAATCTAAATGCTCGCATTGATGGCGTGGCAGATGATGCCAATGCTGGTGTGTCATCAGCGATGGCAATGGCGGCTCTGCCCCAGGCCTATCTACCGGGCAAATCCATGCTGACAGGTGGTATGGCAAGCTATAATGGCGAAGGTGCGGTGGCTGTCGGTTTCTCCAAGCTCTCTGATAACGGTCGCTGGGTGCTCAAAATGTCAGGCTCTGCCGATACCCAAGGTAACGCAGGGGTGGCAGTGGGTGCAGGCTTCCACTTCTGA
- a CDS encoding helix-turn-helix domain-containing protein yields MAKYTTDFKLSVIGYYLNHHGYKQTAKHFNLNHTTVELWVKLYQAHGIDGIKRRHTKAVYDTDFKLNAVQAIQQGKSLTQLAIELNLPQPSLLSTWLKSYQAFGIMGLIPKPKGKKAMSNKHNANKTKSTWKTKQDHEKSVDDLLDELAYLRAENDYLKKLDALIRQKEQSVQTKNKS; encoded by the coding sequence ATGGCAAAATACACAACCGACTTTAAACTGTCTGTGATTGGGTATTATCTTAATCATCATGGCTACAAACAAACCGCCAAACACTTTAATCTAAACCACACAACCGTAGAGCTATGGGTTAAACTCTATCAAGCACATGGCATTGATGGCATAAAAAGACGACACACAAAGGCTGTCTATGACACAGATTTTAAGCTTAATGCCGTTCAAGCCATACAACAGGGCAAATCGCTTACACAACTTGCCATAGAGCTTAATCTGCCACAACCTTCTTTACTGTCAACTTGGTTAAAGTCCTACCAAGCCTTTGGTATAATGGGACTAATACCCAAACCCAAAGGCAAAAAAGCAATGTCAAACAAACACAACGCTAATAAAACCAAATCAACTTGGAAAACCAAACAAGACCACGAAAAAAGTGTGGATGATTTGCTTGATGAACTTGCCTATCTTAGAGCAGAGAATGACTATCTAAAAAAGCTAGATGCCTTAATTCGTCAAAAGGAACAATCAGTACAAACAAAGAACAAGTCCTGA